Proteins found in one Brevibacillus brevis genomic segment:
- the sdaAB gene encoding L-serine ammonia-lyase, iron-sulfur-dependent subunit beta: MKYKSVFDIIGPIMVGPSSSHTAGAARIGRVARKLFGRMPLRAEIVFYGSFAKTYQGHGSDVATVAGILDFDTSDLRLKNSLVIAEKAGMEVELSTSDILTEHPNTARIKLSDDERQIEIVGVSIGGGKIEVLEVNGFSFQLGFDTPTLLVLHEDRFGMIAAVAKVLTQHNINVGLMEVSRHTRGSRALMAIETDSTISPEVLEEIRQIPHIFDVSLLALN; this comes from the coding sequence TTGAAGTACAAAAGCGTATTTGATATTATCGGTCCAATTATGGTTGGACCATCTAGCTCCCATACGGCTGGTGCAGCCCGTATCGGTCGTGTGGCTCGCAAGCTGTTTGGCAGAATGCCTTTGCGAGCAGAAATTGTTTTTTACGGTTCATTTGCAAAAACGTATCAAGGACATGGTTCTGATGTGGCGACTGTTGCAGGAATTCTTGACTTTGACACGTCGGATTTGCGTCTGAAAAATTCGCTGGTGATTGCAGAAAAAGCTGGCATGGAAGTGGAGTTGTCCACTTCTGACATTTTGACAGAGCACCCGAATACGGCGCGGATCAAGCTGTCTGATGATGAGCGTCAGATTGAAATCGTTGGTGTCTCCATTGGTGGCGGGAAGATCGAAGTGTTGGAAGTGAACGGGTTTTCCTTTCAGTTGGGCTTCGATACACCGACGCTCTTGGTTCTGCATGAAGATCGCTTCGGGATGATTGCGGCTGTGGCAAAGGTGCTGACGCAGCACAACATTAATGTGGGACTCATGGAAGTGTCTCGACATACACGCGGTTCGCGTGCTTTGATGGCAATCGAAACCGATTCGACGATCTCCCCGGAAGTACTGGAGGAAATTCGTCAAATTCCCCATATCTTTGACGTATCCCTGCTCGCATTGAACTAA
- a CDS encoding DegV family protein codes for MPIVILTDSASDIDASARQSLGIVAVPLKIMFGAETYVDAVTISSSEFFDKLKQSSVMPTTSQPSPLEFAEAYKAIHEKYGKDVQIIAILLSGSLSGTYQSAMIAKSMLDENIDITVIDSRKASFVHGMICVEAAKAAQAGKNKEQILDQIDRYLDEVQVYFIVDTLEFLQKGGRIGKASAVIGSLLNIKPILTLDPAGYVSAFDKVRGTKKALNRVFEALQEYAQGEPVKIAVLHSSVPDQAAELLERLKQEFAVTDSWLEQIGPVIGTHTGPGLLGIVMVKDR; via the coding sequence ATGCCAATTGTGATTCTTACCGACAGTGCGTCTGATATCGATGCGTCTGCGAGGCAGTCATTGGGGATCGTGGCCGTCCCGTTAAAAATCATGTTTGGGGCGGAAACGTATGTGGACGCGGTCACTATCTCGTCTTCGGAGTTTTTCGATAAGCTGAAGCAATCGAGCGTGATGCCGACAACCTCGCAGCCGTCTCCGCTTGAATTTGCTGAAGCGTACAAAGCGATCCATGAGAAATATGGCAAGGACGTGCAAATCATTGCGATACTCTTATCGGGTTCCTTATCGGGTACGTATCAGTCAGCGATGATCGCCAAGTCGATGTTGGATGAAAATATCGACATTACGGTGATCGATTCTCGCAAAGCCTCATTTGTTCACGGAATGATCTGCGTAGAGGCTGCCAAAGCCGCTCAAGCAGGCAAGAACAAGGAGCAAATTCTGGATCAGATTGATCGTTACTTGGATGAGGTGCAGGTATACTTTATTGTGGATACACTGGAGTTCCTGCAAAAAGGCGGTCGAATCGGCAAAGCATCTGCTGTCATCGGTTCGCTCTTGAACATCAAGCCGATTTTGACACTGGATCCTGCCGGGTACGTCTCTGCTTTTGACAAGGTACGCGGGACGAAGAAAGCTCTGAATCGCGTATTTGAAGCGTTGCAGGAATACGCGCAAGGCGAGCCAGTGAAAATCGCTGTGCTGCACAGCAGTGTTCCCGATCAAGCGGCTGAGCTCTTGGAGCGACTCAAGCAAGAGTTTGCGGTAACGGATTCTTGGTTGGAACAGATTGGTCCGGTGATCGGTACGCATACAGGTCCCGGTCTACTCGGGATCGTCATGGTAAAAGATAGGTAA
- a CDS encoding Asp23/Gls24 family envelope stress response protein — protein sequence MTVEMNTSLGKIDVTEDVIARIAGGAAMEVFGLVGMASRKALKDGIAELLGRDNLSKGVVVHNTNGEVVLDMHIIVSYGVKISEVAGNVQRRVRYTLEQTVGIDVTAVNIFVQGVRTDRDM from the coding sequence ATGACGGTGGAAATGAATACATCGCTAGGAAAGATCGATGTTACAGAAGATGTGATCGCACGGATTGCTGGAGGCGCGGCCATGGAAGTTTTTGGACTTGTGGGCATGGCTTCTCGCAAAGCGTTGAAAGATGGAATCGCTGAGCTGTTAGGAAGAGACAACCTGAGCAAAGGTGTCGTCGTTCATAACACAAATGGCGAAGTAGTATTGGACATGCACATTATCGTCAGCTATGGCGTGAAAATTTCTGAGGTGGCAGGCAACGTTCAACGCCGTGTTCGATATACCTTGGAGCAAACGGTAGGCATTGATGTGACTGCTGTTAATATTTTTGTGCAGGGAGTTCGTACAGACAGGGATATGTAA